CAGATGTTATTTCCATCAAAAGTaggatatattttctctttcactaGTAGGCTTCACAGCTATtgaacatcaagaaaaaaaaaagacttaaaagaatTAGTCATGTGTCCAATAAATATACTGATGTAAAATATATCTGTGGGGAGAATACCACTGGGTGCAGAGATTCAGAAACAGTATACTCGCATTTTCTATCTGTTTAAATATTTGATGTGAGTATATCAACCTCAAGTCTTGTTTACCAAGAGAAGTCCCCTCCTTACTGCCCCCAAGATACAGGGAAAATGGCCACTCACAGCTGGAGAAGGCTCTGCCACATGGaataaatcaaaaattaaatgtgcATAAACATGTACTTAGCTGGTGTGAACAATGTCTCAAAAAAGTCTGAGATGAAATAGAACATGCTTTTCCCATAGCCTTCAATCTGAACACACAAGAGACTTGATTTCTTACCCAGTAACATCATCTCCCCAATGCTGTTGTCTTGAATCTCTGAGGTGGGCTGCTGAACAGGATCCAAGCTTACACATTCTTCTTGGGAGTGAAATACATTCAAATCCTCAAAGACCACCAGCTCCTGAAAGAGCAAAAGGCCCCCTTCCTCTTAGTAACAGAGGTTCCTTGACAGCCCTGCTGTTAAGAAAGACCAAGATCAGGGAAGGGATGGCAAAAGGGATCTAGAAGTCCCATGCAGACAGGAAAGCCTGGCTCAGAGAggagccagagggaaaaaaaaaagatgactgtcCAAGGAGGCAGTGAAGAAAGAGCCCCATCTCCCTGCTGACTCCCAAAAGTGGGTTTATATATACGGGAGGGCTGCAAGAGTAGAGAAGGTGATGCACTCAAACACTGAACAGGAAAACTGAACCCACCTCAGACTCAGCTTTCAAACACAGAGACACTGTCTCCTGTTTCTGCTGGATTCCTTCTCTGGGTAGAAGCTTCACTAAGGGATGAGGTTGCACTGGGGAAAGAGGAAGCTGTAGTTAATAGAAAAGTCAGTGACTCTAATATGGAGACTCTACCCACACCTTGAATCCAGGCTGTCCTCATTCCTTTGGTAGGTAACTCAAGGCTTTTTCTGTTCCTATGAGCCCAGTCAGAGATCAATCCACAAACCACAGGGTCTTGAACCTATATGGGGTCTCTTCACTATGAAAAGGATATTCCCCTAAGCACCTTTTACAATTCCCATTACTACTAAGGGGAAGGATAGGGAAAGGTAAAGTCTGAAGATGCCCACAGCAAGCACAAAAGTTAACAAAATTCCACATAAGCTGAAGTCAATTCAATAATTCATCCACATTCCTTTATCCTAAAAAgatactccccctcccccaatgtCTGGGTaaaactgacactacagaaaagATACACACTGTTTATTCTGTGGCTTTACACACACTTAGCAAACCATTCAAGCTCCagcttgagaaaaaaaatactcccTCTCCCTGGCACGTTGACTTATTGGAATCAACTCTTTTTTTCCGACACCCACCAACCTAACTTGAATTCATTACTAACAAGGAAGTCTAGCTCAGCCCCCAGTACCATCCCCTTCTCTTCTAGTAAAACAGTATGTGCTTCTTACCTCTGTTCTGAAGATTTGAGCTCACATCCTTCACAATAACCAAGGTCTCCTTGACTTTCTGACTGGGCTGGACTAGGCTTGGCTTGGGCAAGAAGGTGAGGAAGTGCTCCAGAACCAGCTGGTGAATGGTCTTGGGCCCACTAGTAGCATCTCGGAGTAGATCTTGGCCCAGCTTGGAGTTAGGAGGAACTCTCAGTATAAAGGACCTCTTTGGCTTTAGGGGTATAGGAACCACTTTTGCAGCCATCGTGCCttgaaatcacacacacacttgtTTCTGCAGAGCTTCAAGAGTCACCTCTTACTGGAGGAAACCTGTCAGTCACGCTGCAGATGAGAGAAACCATGAGTCAGGCTGGAGATGCCTGCACTCCAGTATGTGTCTTGCAAAGTGAGGCCACATGAGATCtaaatcaaaaaggaaagataaactaCGGTAGGGAACTCACAACCGTAAGGAAGATCCCTGACCCGATACTCTTAGCAAGGCCTGAAAGGAATATCCTGAGAATGAAAGCATAAGATGTTCAAACCTCAACGGCCATCCTCATGAGAAAATGAAGTGCAAACTCCACTGGGAAGAAAGGTTTAACTCATGCTGGTAGAAGAAGCAATGGGCCAGAAGACAGGAAATCCGGGGTCCAATACCGAGGGCATCTGTTTACAAGTCAACGTGGCCACCGAATCTGGCCTCACTGCGTCCCTTGGACCGCAGGTCCCTCGGATGCCCTTCCGGGGGTTGCTGATGGTTCAAGGAGCAAACGCAAGGCCGCATGAGGTGTCTACGTGTGGCCTGCTGACTCCTTTCCGCCCTCAAAGCCCTGTAAGAGCGACAGGGGACATCCCAGTAGGGCCCACCAGGCCAGGCCCGCTCTGCAGCCTCTCCCAGTGGCCAAGGGGCACCTTCACCGCAAAGCCCAGCTGGTGGCATTGCCTGGGGTGCGCTCCCGGCTACCTATCCGGCCAGGCTCCCCTAGCAACAGACTCTGTTCCGCTCCCCAGAGGCCGCCTCAGCCTGGTTCCCGCCCTCCCGGAGTCCCTCACCTCTTGGGGTTCTGCCGCCCCTGGCGCTCACTGGGGACAGCCCAAAGACCCAGACTCGGGGAGAGACCGGGAAACTAGGCTCGAGAGGGCAAGCCCACCCCTCGCCCTTCGGAATGTCCTCACAGGCTGCCGGCGACTACTGGCGTGCGCCGCCGTCACTTGGCGAGGACGGCAGGGACGCGGTGCTTTCTGGGAGGCCGGGCGCCTAGGCAGCAGTGACGTCACGCCCGGTGCCCCGTTTCCGGTGCGGAAGCCTGGTCTCCTCGCTTGGAGCGAGCGGTCTGCGCTTGGGAAGGCGAGGCTCGAGGCCGGCCGGCGGAGCTCTCAGGGACGCAGGGAGGTCAGGTTGGCAGCAGCCACTCTCTCTGCGGCTGTACCTGGGAAATGGAAAGCAGAAGGCTGGCTCAAACCCTCCAAGACAGGTTGGCACCACTCCAGGTACGGACGGTTTAGCTGCAAGGGctactgggaaatgtagttcggTGCTAAACAGCCAATGGGAGATCGCCAGGCGCCGCGGTTGGGGCGGAGCAGGGCCGGGGCTCGACCGGAAGCGGGCCGTCTGACGGACCGGAAGGTCTGTGAGAGGCCGACGCAGTTTCCGCCCCAGACCCTTGGGTCTATCAAAAAATTGCGGTGGCGGCGAGGTGGTGGTAGGTTGTGGTTTTTGTTGGTTCTAGGGTCCTGTTACAGCCGTCCCTTTCGGCAGGGGCGGCCCTTCGGTCAGAGCCGGGCGAAGCTCCCCTCCTCTATTGACCAACTTCTACACAGAGGTCTGGACCGGCCATCTTATTTTCCCAGGAATTCTAGCTGTCCATCTCCGTTACCGTCCTCAATTCGTCTTTTCTTTCTGCATTGTTCCCATACTCGGTTCATTTTCCAGTGAGGCAGTGATCAGGAATTGGGGCCACACAAGAGCAGGGATTGCCTTATTCTATGTAAACGCCAGCCTCAGGTAGGATGACTAAAGTGAAAATATGAGTTGTGTTTATTAACGGTAACTGTAGGTGACTCACTCAGCTGTGATCTAAAACATGTTATAAAGAGAGTAGTGTCAAAACCGtgtggcaggggcttccctggtggcgcagtggttgagtccacctactaatacaggggacacggatttgagccctggtccgggaagatcccacatgcggcggagcacctaagcccgtgtgccacagctactgagcctgcgctctagagcccctgagccacaactactgaagtccttgtgcctagaggccgtgctcctcaacaagagaagacagcgcaatgagaagcccacacaccgcaatgaagcaTAGCACCTGCTCagcacagctagagaaagctctcgcgcagcaacgaagacccaacacagcaatcagttaatcaatcaataaaataaaaaagaaagaaagaaaaaactgtgtggcaacaaaacttaaaaaacaaaacgaataCCTGTCTTTCCAGAcatcaaaattacaaaaaaaaaaccttctttaaTCAAAGCAGTGTAGTTTGAACTACACGTGAATAAATAGAACAGTATAGCCAAAATTGATCTGAATATATGTCGACCTGTATGCAAGGATAGCATTTAACTTGGTGCTAGCAGAAATGATTCTTCTGGGAAAAAAGGCTCTTGTCTTTACACTACATACAAAAAGATGGAATTTAATAGCCAATGAAAGAACGCTTAAGAGAAGGTTAAGTTTAATATTGGGCAAAATAGGAAACTGAGGTGccttaaagtaaaatataagctTGTGtgactgtatttaaaaaaaaaaaactttagaaaacaataaaatcaagCAGTAGACTGGGACATAATTGTAGAAGATAAACCAGATAAAGACTAAGGCATTCCCGGCATTCAAAGAGCTCCTGCTAACTGACCAAAGACTAAGGCAAAAGCTATGAAGTCATTCCAAAGAGGAGGAAAACTAAATGATCATtaacatttgaaaagatgcttaatgggaattccctggtgtttCAGTCGTTAGgagtctgtgcttccactgcagtgggcatgggttccccccccctggttggggaactaagatcctgcatgccccttCATGCAGTgtggcagaaagaaagagaaagggaggaagggaaggaaggaaagaaaagaaagaatgaaaagatgcttagccactttggaaacagtttggcagtctTTCAAAATGTTAACATAGATTTACTTActataggatccagcaattccattcctaggtataaacccaagagaagtgaaaacttgTACCTgaagagcagcattattcataatggctgaaaagtagaaacaacctgTCTATTGAACAGATTAACAAGATA
The sequence above is a segment of the Orcinus orca chromosome 16, mOrcOrc1.1, whole genome shotgun sequence genome. Coding sequences within it:
- the ZNF200 gene encoding zinc finger protein 200 isoform X2 gives rise to the protein MAAKVVPIPLKPKRSFILRVPPNSKLGQDLLRDATSGPKTIHQLVLEHFLTFLPKPSLVQPSQKVKETLVIVKDVSSNLQNRVQPHPLVKLLPREGIQQKQETVSLCLKAESEELVVFEDLNVFHSQEECVSLDPVQQPTSEIQDNSIGEMMLLEPSPAVSGHFPCILGAVRRGLLLSVTVILRVKIFRKNL